A stretch of the Pirellulales bacterium genome encodes the following:
- a CDS encoding alpha-L-fucosidase, producing the protein MRKLLCEVVAIAAVGCCWAPLTLYAAESAPKGDITQTPLTIAEGPFQPTMDSFKQYQCPEWFRDAKFGIWAHWGPQAVPMDGDWYARGMYEQGSRHYRYQLEHYGHPSEFGYKDIIPLWKAEKWDPDRLMQLYKKAGAHYFVSMGSHHDNFFLWNSKLHQWNAVNMGPKRDVVGEWQKAAKKYGLRFGVSEHLGASFTWFQSSHRSDKTGPKAGMPYDGADPKYQDLYHFPAKPGDTGWYSNDPRWQHQWFAEIKELVDNYHPDLLYSDGAVPFGNEVGRSLIAHLYNTSAAMNGGKVDVVYNCKQKSEGRWVEDLERGIMPNIDPYPWQTDTSIGDWFYNRNWKFRPVSWVIHRLVDNVSKNGNLLLNVVQRPDGSLDPEVEKMLEELAEWNAIHGEAIFGTRPWFVYGESTVKVKGGAFRENFQYDAREIRFTTKGATLYAIALGWPEDRQIVIHALAQPAGTKVNQIENIALLGYDGKVEWKQTPEALIVTLPDKKISEYTTGLKIVGTALTNVPYTPAARATSPDNRGRLVLEPEDAKLHGDKIATEEKGGRQNIGFWDNAGDWASWKVHFDKPGRYEVRTACAAMGEAEFDIVVAGQRVSGKAPATGSHDKFSDVDLGSVEVPAAGDGSVELRAHDPAKWRAINVRAISLSPALVGRDGPSNR; encoded by the coding sequence ATGCGGAAGCTGCTCTGCGAAGTCGTTGCCATTGCTGCTGTGGGCTGCTGTTGGGCGCCTCTCACGTTGTACGCCGCTGAATCCGCGCCGAAAGGCGATATTACGCAGACTCCGCTAACAATCGCCGAAGGGCCTTTCCAGCCCACGATGGATTCGTTCAAGCAGTACCAGTGCCCCGAATGGTTCCGCGACGCGAAGTTCGGCATTTGGGCGCATTGGGGCCCGCAGGCTGTGCCGATGGACGGCGACTGGTACGCCCGCGGCATGTACGAGCAAGGCAGCCGGCACTATCGATATCAACTGGAGCATTACGGCCATCCGTCGGAGTTCGGCTACAAGGACATCATTCCTCTTTGGAAGGCCGAAAAGTGGGACCCGGACCGGCTGATGCAACTGTACAAGAAGGCCGGGGCTCACTACTTCGTCAGCATGGGCTCGCACCACGACAACTTCTTTTTGTGGAACTCGAAGCTGCACCAGTGGAACGCCGTGAACATGGGGCCGAAGCGCGACGTGGTCGGCGAATGGCAGAAGGCAGCCAAGAAATACGGCCTGCGTTTTGGCGTCTCGGAACATCTCGGCGCCAGCTTCACGTGGTTTCAATCCAGCCACCGTTCCGACAAGACTGGGCCAAAAGCCGGCATGCCATACGACGGCGCCGATCCGAAATATCAGGATCTCTATCACTTCCCCGCCAAGCCCGGCGATACCGGCTGGTACAGCAACGACCCGCGCTGGCAACACCAGTGGTTCGCCGAGATCAAGGAGCTGGTCGACAACTACCATCCGGACTTGCTCTATAGTGATGGCGCGGTTCCGTTCGGCAACGAAGTCGGTCGCAGCCTCATCGCACATTTATACAACACGAGCGCGGCCATGAACGGCGGCAAGGTCGATGTCGTCTACAACTGCAAGCAGAAATCCGAGGGCCGCTGGGTCGAGGATCTCGAGCGCGGCATCATGCCGAACATCGATCCATACCCCTGGCAGACCGACACGTCGATCGGTGACTGGTTCTACAACCGAAACTGGAAGTTCCGGCCGGTGAGTTGGGTCATCCATCGGCTCGTGGACAACGTGAGCAAGAACGGCAATCTGCTCTTGAATGTGGTGCAGCGGCCCGATGGCTCGCTCGATCCTGAAGTGGAAAAGATGCTCGAGGAACTAGCGGAATGGAATGCGATTCATGGCGAAGCGATCTTCGGCACGCGGCCCTGGTTCGTCTATGGCGAAAGCACGGTGAAAGTGAAGGGCGGCGCCTTCCGCGAGAATTTTCAGTATGACGCCCGTGAAATCCGCTTCACGACCAAGGGCGCCACTCTCTATGCGATCGCTCTTGGCTGGCCGGAAGATCGGCAGATTGTGATTCACGCTCTGGCGCAGCCCGCCGGCACGAAGGTGAATCAAATCGAGAACATCGCCCTGCTGGGTTACGATGGCAAGGTCGAGTGGAAGCAGACGCCTGAAGCGTTAATTGTGACGCTGCCGGACAAGAAGATCTCCGAGTATACAACCGGGCTTAAAATCGTCGGTACGGCGCTGACCAACGTTCCGTACACGCCAGCCGCGAGAGCCACCTCGCCTGACAACCGCGGCCGGTTGGTCCTCGAGCCCGAGGACGCCAAATTGCACGGCGACAAAATCGCCACCGAAGAAAAAGGCGGCCGCCAGAACATCGGCTTCTGGGATAACGCCGGGGATTGGGCCTCCTGGAAAGTGCATTTCGATAAGCCGGGCCGATATGAAGTCCGTACCGCGTGTGCGGCGATGGGAGAGGCCGAGTTCGATATTGTCGTCGCTGGCCAGCGCGTGTCCGGAAAAGCGCCGGCGACCGGCTCCCATGATAAGTTCTCCGACGTCGACTTAGGCTCCGTCGAAGTTCCGGCGGCCGGCGATGGGAGCGTCGAACTCCGCGCCCACGATCCTGCCAAGTGGCGGGCGATCAATGTCCGCGCGATCAGTTTGTCGCCGGCGCTGGTCGGCCGAGACGGCCCCTCGAATCGGTGA